The proteins below come from a single Chryseobacterium nepalense genomic window:
- a CDS encoding KTSC domain-containing protein yields MKKLGEYRKLLEVDKNVTLRELKTIYRNTMKDTHPDKFINDEAGKLEAEEKSKSVIEAYHFLVSINPETQEKYKEEYTETTTTSNIQDFYLEKSILTIQHLNGNIYEYLGVPRNTYIKMVNADSPSRFARRHIYGSFVYRKAGEVMAD; encoded by the coding sequence ATGAAAAAATTAGGCGAATACAGAAAGCTTCTTGAAGTTGATAAAAATGTGACACTGAGAGAACTGAAAACCATTTACAGGAATACGATGAAGGATACACATCCTGACAAATTCATCAATGATGAAGCCGGTAAACTGGAGGCGGAAGAAAAAAGTAAATCGGTGATTGAAGCCTATCATTTCCTGGTGAGCATTAATCCGGAAACTCAGGAAAAATACAAGGAAGAATATACGGAGACTACCACGACTTCCAATATTCAGGATTTCTATCTGGAAAAATCCATACTAACCATTCAGCATCTTAACGGTAATATTTATGAATACCTGGGTGTTCCTAGAAATACCTACATTAAAATGGTGAACGCAGATTCGCCAAGCCGTTTCGCAAGAAGACATATCTATGGCAGCTTCGTGTACCGAAAGGCAGGTGAAGTAATGGCAGATTAA
- the hisS gene encoding histidine--tRNA ligase, producing the protein MKPGLAKGTRDFTALEVARRRYIINILQKNFELFGFQPLETPSFENLSTLTGKYGEEGDRLIFKILNSGDYTSKVNQQDWEDKNHQKLTSQISDKALRYDLTVPFARFVAMNHNQLTFPFKRYQIQPVWRADRPQKGRFREFYQCDADVVGSESLLQEVDLVQLYLKSFAELGLSVTIHINNRKILSGLAEFAGIADKLIDFTVALDKLDKIGKEGVVKELLERGIAQESIDKLDFLFEQSDDALENLLQLKEKFAGNETGLKGVEELEFVITQSLNLGVDIQNLVFDITLARGLDYYTGAIFEVKADEVQMGSIGGGGRYDNLTEVFGVKNIPGIGISFGLDRIYLVIEELGLFPEEATSKVEYLFANFGGNETLEALKLIKQLREKGISAELYPESAKIGKQFTYAEKKGIKNLVFLGEEEIKDGNVTYKDLEAGEQKTVSLEEFLQS; encoded by the coding sequence ATGAAACCAGGTTTAGCAAAAGGGACGAGAGATTTTACAGCATTGGAAGTTGCCAGAAGAAGATACATCATTAATATTTTACAGAAAAACTTCGAATTATTCGGGTTCCAGCCATTGGAAACCCCAAGCTTTGAAAATCTTTCAACATTAACAGGAAAATACGGAGAAGAAGGAGACCGCCTGATCTTTAAAATTTTAAATTCAGGAGATTATACTTCAAAAGTAAATCAACAGGACTGGGAAGACAAAAATCATCAGAAATTAACTTCGCAGATTTCAGACAAAGCTTTACGCTATGATCTTACCGTACCTTTTGCAAGATTTGTAGCAATGAACCATAATCAGCTCACTTTTCCATTCAAACGTTACCAGATTCAGCCGGTGTGGAGGGCAGACCGACCTCAAAAGGGAAGGTTTAGAGAGTTTTACCAGTGTGATGCCGATGTGGTGGGAAGTGAAAGCCTTCTGCAGGAAGTAGATCTTGTTCAGTTATATTTAAAATCATTTGCAGAATTAGGTCTTTCTGTAACCATTCATATTAATAACCGAAAAATTCTTTCAGGCCTTGCGGAATTTGCAGGAATTGCAGATAAATTAATAGATTTTACAGTTGCTCTTGACAAACTGGACAAAATAGGGAAAGAAGGTGTTGTAAAGGAACTTCTTGAAAGAGGGATTGCTCAGGAATCTATCGATAAGCTGGATTTTCTTTTTGAACAGTCAGATGATGCGTTGGAAAATCTTTTACAGCTAAAAGAGAAATTTGCCGGAAATGAAACCGGTTTAAAAGGTGTTGAAGAACTGGAGTTCGTAATCACACAGTCATTAAATCTGGGAGTAGATATTCAGAATCTGGTATTCGACATTACGCTTGCAAGAGGTTTGGATTACTATACCGGAGCCATTTTTGAAGTAAAAGCGGACGAAGTCCAGATGGGATCTATCGGTGGTGGCGGAAGATATGATAACCTTACGGAAGTTTTCGGGGTTAAAAATATTCCGGGAATCGGAATTTCTTTCGGTTTAGACAGGATTTATCTTGTTATAGAAGAACTTGGGTTGTTCCCTGAAGAGGCAACCTCAAAAGTAGAATACCTGTTTGCTAATTTTGGAGGTAACGAAACCCTGGAAGCCCTGAAATTAATAAAACAGCTGAGAGAAAAAGGAATCTCTGCCGAACTCTATCCTGAATCTGCCAAGATTGGAAAACAGTTTACGTATGCAGAGAAGAAAGGAATTAAAAATCTTGTTTTCTTGGGTGAAGAAGAAATTAAGGACGGAAATGTTACCTATAAAGATCTTGAAGCCGGAGAGCAGAAGACGGTTTCCTTAGAGGAATTTTTACAATCTTAG
- a CDS encoding single-stranded DNA-binding protein — protein MSLRNKVTLIGYTGKEVEMVNFENGNSKAVVSLATSDYYTNAKGEKVEETQWHNLIAFGKTAEIFQKYVTKGKEIAIEGKLTYRSYDDKDGVKRYITEVRVDEILLLGGK, from the coding sequence ATGTCACTAAGAAACAAAGTAACATTGATTGGTTACACAGGAAAGGAAGTAGAAATGGTAAACTTCGAAAACGGAAACAGCAAAGCCGTTGTATCTCTTGCAACAAGTGATTATTACACGAATGCGAAAGGCGAAAAAGTAGAAGAAACACAATGGCACAATCTCATTGCTTTTGGTAAAACCGCTGAAATTTTCCAGAAATATGTTACGAAAGGAAAAGAAATTGCCATAGAAGGAAAACTTACCTACAGATCATATGATGATAAGGACGGCGTAAAACGCTATATCACGGAAGTTAGGGTAGATGAGATTCTGCTTCTGGGAGGTAAATAA
- a CDS encoding HPP family protein, whose product MKKAIKRTFRVSKYVIYRETLVDYKEHFWSFLGAFFGIGIIAFIQSHSVSATENIFLIGSFGASSVLIYGAIQSPLAQPRNLVGGHVISALVGVTVYKIVPDIIWLSAPLAVAFSIVLMQYTKTLHPPGGATALIAVSSTGKIPELGFWYVLSPVLSGCIILLLMALFFNNITSNRSYPAHSRFKKLLKKKHAHPHKLKK is encoded by the coding sequence ATGAAAAAAGCAATTAAAAGGACATTCAGAGTATCAAAATACGTGATTTACAGGGAAACACTTGTTGATTATAAAGAACATTTCTGGTCTTTTCTGGGCGCATTTTTCGGAATCGGGATTATTGCTTTTATCCAGTCGCATTCAGTATCCGCTACAGAGAATATTTTTCTGATCGGATCTTTCGGTGCTTCAAGTGTTTTGATTTACGGCGCAATTCAGAGTCCGCTGGCGCAACCGAGGAATTTGGTAGGAGGACATGTGATTTCAGCTTTGGTTGGCGTTACTGTTTATAAGATTGTTCCTGATATTATCTGGCTTTCAGCTCCCCTTGCCGTTGCTTTTTCAATTGTTTTAATGCAATATACCAAAACCCTTCACCCTCCCGGTGGCGCTACCGCACTGATTGCAGTAAGCTCCACAGGAAAAATCCCTGAACTGGGATTCTGGTATGTGTTATCACCGGTTCTTTCCGGGTGTATTATTTTATTACTTATGGCACTTTTTTTCAATAATATAACATCCAACAGAAGCTATCCAGCACACAGCAGGTTTAAGAAACTATTAAAGAAAAAACATGCACATCCACACAAATTGAAAAAATAA
- the nudK gene encoding GDP-mannose pyrophosphatase NudK, with protein MHNTNVQIEKTEILSDNWYTLKKVTFSIQKKDGSFQQQSREAYDRGNGAAILLYDKSTENVILTQQFRLPSFLNGNETGMMIEVCAGLLDDDNPEDCIKRETEEETGYKISHVEKIFETYMSPGAVTEILHFFIAEYSKDMKINDGGGLDDEGEDIEVLELSFEEALQMIDTGAIKDAKTIMLLQYLRLKNIL; from the coding sequence ATGCACAATACAAACGTTCAGATAGAAAAGACGGAAATATTATCAGACAACTGGTACACCTTAAAGAAGGTAACATTCAGCATTCAGAAAAAAGACGGCAGCTTTCAGCAGCAAAGCCGTGAAGCCTATGATCGGGGAAATGGTGCAGCCATTTTATTGTATGACAAAAGCACGGAAAATGTAATCCTCACCCAACAGTTCAGATTGCCTTCCTTTCTAAACGGAAATGAAACAGGAATGATGATTGAAGTCTGTGCCGGACTTCTGGACGATGATAATCCGGAAGATTGTATTAAAAGGGAAACCGAAGAAGAAACCGGCTACAAAATTTCTCACGTTGAGAAGATTTTCGAAACGTATATGTCACCGGGTGCCGTCACAGAAATTCTTCACTTTTTTATCGCCGAATATTCGAAGGATATGAAAATAAATGATGGCGGCGGACTTGATGATGAAGGTGAAGATATTGAAGTGCTGGAACTTTCTTTTGAGGAAGCTTTGCAAATGATTGATACCGGAGCGATTAAAGATGCCAAAACCATTATGCTGCTGCAATATCTAAGACTTAAAAATATTCTTTAA
- a CDS encoding HRDC domain-containing protein yields the protein MKVKVFKVRLDQEFLHHDQHMLDEFLGKHQIVKVETAFVNDENYWSVLLYFEALKMAVTTVKESKSAKYTAENEALSSDEEKILYALKEWRSDKAKEQNLPGYFIATNKELISVAKYKPARKEELLDIKGFGKHKIENYGEEILEILDSI from the coding sequence ATGAAAGTAAAAGTTTTTAAAGTCCGGCTGGATCAGGAGTTTTTACATCATGATCAGCACATGCTGGATGAATTTCTCGGAAAACATCAAATTGTAAAAGTGGAGACGGCTTTTGTAAACGATGAAAATTACTGGTCAGTACTCTTATATTTTGAAGCATTGAAGATGGCTGTAACTACCGTAAAAGAATCAAAAAGTGCCAAGTATACAGCCGAAAATGAAGCGCTTAGCTCAGACGAGGAAAAAATTCTCTATGCCCTGAAAGAATGGAGATCCGATAAAGCAAAAGAGCAAAATCTGCCGGGCTATTTTATTGCAACCAACAAAGAACTTATATCCGTTGCCAAATATAAGCCGGCCCGCAAAGAAGAGCTGCTGGATATTAAGGGATTCGGAAAGCATAAAATAGAGAATTACGGCGAGGAAATCCTTGAAATTTTAGATAGTATCTGA
- a CDS encoding TIGR01777 family oxidoreductase, with product MKDIILITGAGGLIAHELSKKLEKDFTVRFLTRKKKHSNEFEWNIKNKTIDVAAFEGVSHIIHLAGANISEKRWTDERKKELISSRVDSADLILKTLQEKKIKLKSFISASGINYYGTKTTDVIFTENNQPGNDFLSEVVVLWERAADQFKEQNLAERVVKIRTAVVLSEKDGALKKMLPPIRMGIGAPLGTGKQYMPWIHIEDICAIYEFALKNDTMDGAFNAVSPQHTTNENLTKKIAEVLKKPLFMPNIPGFVLKLIFGELADALLEGSRASAEKIQNAGFQFKFPDLKKALEHLLKNN from the coding sequence ATGAAAGATATTATTCTCATTACCGGGGCCGGCGGACTTATTGCCCATGAACTTTCCAAAAAACTTGAAAAAGATTTTACCGTTCGCTTTTTAACAAGAAAGAAAAAGCACAGTAATGAATTCGAATGGAATATTAAAAATAAAACGATTGATGTTGCGGCATTTGAAGGAGTTTCGCACATCATTCATCTGGCAGGAGCCAATATTTCTGAAAAACGATGGACCGACGAACGAAAAAAAGAACTGATTTCCAGCAGGGTTGATTCTGCCGATCTGATTTTGAAAACGCTTCAGGAGAAAAAAATCAAGCTGAAATCTTTTATTTCTGCTTCTGGAATCAATTATTACGGGACAAAAACTACCGATGTAATTTTTACTGAAAATAACCAGCCCGGAAATGATTTTTTAAGTGAAGTCGTAGTCTTATGGGAACGTGCTGCCGATCAGTTTAAAGAACAGAATCTTGCCGAAAGGGTGGTGAAAATCCGCACTGCAGTTGTGCTCTCTGAAAAAGATGGTGCTTTGAAGAAAATGCTACCTCCTATCCGAATGGGAATCGGCGCTCCTCTCGGAACCGGGAAGCAATATATGCCCTGGATTCATATTGAAGACATTTGTGCCATTTATGAATTTGCACTGAAAAATGACACCATGGATGGAGCTTTTAATGCCGTTTCACCGCAGCATACCACTAATGAGAATTTAACCAAAAAAATTGCTGAGGTTTTAAAGAAACCGCTTTTCATGCCTAATATTCCCGGATTTGTTTTAAAACTGATTTTTGGCGAACTTGCAGATGCGCTGCTGGAAGGCTCAAGAGCTTCCGCGGAGAAGATTCAGAATGCAGGTTTTCAATTTAAGTTCCCCGATTTAAAAAAAGCATTGGAACATTTATTAAAAAATAATTAA